The genomic interval TCGGCCAGGTTGGCGTCGGCGCGGTCGAGGCGCGCCTGCCAGCCGGCGGGCAGGGTGCCGCCGCCCTGCACGTGGTGATCGGGATCGTGCTGGTGCCCCTGCGCCGCCAGCGGCGATGCCGCGGCGACGAGGGCCAGGGTCAGGATCAGCTTGCGCATCTGTGACTCAACCTCGCGCGAAGGGTGGCGTGCGTGGATAGGCGCACGAAAGTAGGTGGCGCATCGGTCATGCGGAAGTGCGGCGCCCGGCATTGCGCCCTCTCCGGCTCGCCCTCTCCGGCTCGCCTGGGCTCGCCACCTCTCCCGTACCCGGGCCCGTACTGGGAGAGATAGCCGGGGAGGCATCGGTGCGCGGCCGAGACATTTGCGCGGCCACGGTCCGGCATCTCGCACCGGGGCAGATCCGGCGCCGAAGCGAAGTCCGCGAAGGCGGACTGTGTGTTGTTGTAGCCGCGACTTCAGTCGCATTGTCCAGTATCACACCGGGAGCGGAAACAGCAGCGCGTACCCGTTGATCATCAGCACCGTGCCGATGGTGCCGAGCACGATGGAGAGCGTCAGCACCGCGCGCGAGCTGGCGAGGATGGCGACGGAGCCGAGCACGATCGCGAGCTGCAGGAACACCTCGGAGTAGTCGAAGTTGTTGTCGCGCTCCGACGCCTGCTCGCGGATGCGCTCGTAGCTGCGCGCCTGCGCGGACAGCTGCTTCTTCCCCTCGCCCCGCATCGAGTCCGCCGGCGCGGCCGGATCCGGCTCGTCGTCGTAGCGCGCGATCGTCTCGCGGTACTTCGCCAGCTGCTCCTGGGCCGCGCGGCGCGCCTCGGCGGAGATCGTGGGGTCGGCCAGCTCCAGCTGCAGCCGGTCGGCGGCCAGGCGGTACTCGGTCTGGCGGACGTTCTTGGCCTGGTAGAACGCCCAGGTGTCGCTCGCCTTGATGTTGCCGTAGATCATGTCGTCGGTGGCGTTTCCGCCGCCCAGGCTGCCGACGGCCAGCAGCATGGCCATGATGGCGATCAGCAGCGCCGCCGCGTTGCGGAACCGCTCGGCGGCCTTCTCCTCGGCGCGCTCCTCCTGGATCTCCTGGATCAGTTCTGCTGCGTCGGTCGCTTCCATTGGCGGGTCGGGTGGGTCGGGAAGGGGGATTGGATCGAGGCGGCGCGGAAGATCAGGTTCTCTTCGGATATCCGCAAGCAGTTCCCCCTCCCCCAGTCGGTTTTGGGGGAGGGGGTGGCGAGCGCAGCGAGCCGGGGGAGGGGGCCTACGCCGCGAGCGCCTTCAACTCGCCGCCGCTCTTCTGCAGGCTGGTGCCGACGGTGTCGAGCACGCCGGCGGTCTCGTGCAGGATGTCGCCGATCTTGCCCAGCACCTCGTCGGCCTCGTCGAGCGCGTCGGCCAGCGCCTTGAAGTGCACGATCTGCCCGCTGATCTTCGTCGCCACCCCTTCCAGCGGCGTCCCGTCGGTGACGTCGACCTTGGGGATCTTCACGTTGCCGATGGGAAGCCCGAGCGACTGCTCGCCCAGGTGGATCCTCGGAACGCGGATCTGCCGCAGCTCGTCGCCCACGTCGAGGCCGGCGACGGCGTTGGTGTAAGCCTCCTTCTGCCGCTTGAGCAGCGCGCGGACGCGCTCCACCTCGCCGCGCGCGGCCGCGTCGCCGTCCTTCCCCTGCAGCTTGCCGCTGATGGTGAGCATGGCGCCGCCGGCCTCCTCCATCGTGGCGCCGATCTTCGGCAGGCCGTCGAACAGGCCGGTCAGCAGCTTCATGAGACGGTCGGAATTGGCCCAGGCCCAGGAGAGCAGGCCGAGTCCACTGGTGGCCATTGGGTACCTCCGATGATGGGTGATTCGACCCTGGTGCGGAGATGCGGCGCCGTTGGGACGTCGAACGCTCCCGCCGGGGCCGCAACGCGAAGGCGCTCCGGGCAAGGTGCCCCGGAGCGCCGTCCAGATGCAAGGAATTCGATCCCCCACGAAACCGGGTCGCCGAGCCGCGATCCGGTCCGCGCCGTAGAAGTCCGCGAAGGCGGACTGCGTGTCGTCGTAGCCGCGACTTCGGTCGCATCCTCCCCACGATATCTGCAATGACCTGCAATGCGCCTACGGCCGCGGCTGCGTGCGTCCCGGCGGCAGCGTGCGGTCCTGGTTCAGCGCGCCGTAGCGCCGCAGCACCTCGAGCGTGCGGTCGATGGGGAGCGCATCCACCGTCATCCCCCGCCCGCGCACCGTCGTCGCCTTGAACAGCGAGTTGTAGATGGCCTCTTCCGTCGCCTCCGCCACGGCCTGGAAGAGCGGTGACATCGCGTCGTTGGGGAGATCCTGGATCGTCGCGGGCGACGTCCCCGCGCGGCGGCGCACCTGCGGGTTGGTGGAGAAGGCGATGACGTAGTCGCCCGAGCCGTTCGTCATCCCCGACCCCGTGCGCGCCAGGCCGGTGAGCGCGCGGGAGGCGAGGCGATCGAGGTTGCGCGCGTCCAGCGGCGCGTCGGTGGCGACGACGATCATGATGCTGCCGTCGCCGCGGTCGCCCGGCCCCTGCTGCGGCGCGGCGAGCTCGCGCTGGAGCATGAACCGCCCCAGCTCGCGGCCCACGGGCGCGCCGTTGATCGCCAGCACGCCGCCGAAGTTGCTCTGCACCAGCACGCCTACCGTCCACCCGCCCAGGTTCGCGGGAAGGCGGCGCGAGCTGGTGCCGATCCCGCCCTTCCACCCGAACGCGATCGTGCCCGCGCCGGCGCCGACGGAGCCCTCCTCCACCGGCCCGGGCGACGCCGTCTCCAGCGCGCGCACCACGTCCGCCTGCGTGATGGGGCGCGCGCGGATGTCGTTCAGCCCGCCGTCGTTCGTCTCGCCGACCACGGGATTGATGGAGCGAACGTCCCCCATCCCCGGCCGCGCGAGGAGCCAGCCGACCATCGCGTCCGCCGCCTTCCAGACGCAGAGCGTGCAGGTCAGCAGCACCGGCGTCTCCAGCTCGCCCAGCTCGCGCACCTGGGTGACGCCGAGGAGCTTGCCGAAGCCGTTCCCCACGTGGATGGCGGCGGGCACGCGCTCGCGGAACGGGTCGCCCTCGTGCGCCAGGACGGCGGTGACGCCGGTGTGGACCGAATCGCCCTCGTGCCGCGTGACCTGCCCCACGCGCACGCCGGCAACGTCGGTGATGGCGTTCAGCGGCCCCGGCGGCAGGATGCCCACGACCACGCCCGCCTCGCGCGCGCGGGGCCGCGCCTGGGCGTCCGCGGGTGTGGGCCCGGTCAGGAGCGATGCGGTCATCAGCGCGGCGAGCAGGGGGAGCGCGGATCTCACCAGTCTACGCCGTCCTGGATCGGATGAGGTGGGATGGATGGCGCAAGATCGAGGGCCGCGGCGGCTCGCGCAACCGGCTGCGGCCGGAACCGCTGGCGGCGAACGAGGAATGCGTCCGGTAAGGCGTGCAAACCGTCCAGCTTGGCTGCCGGGGCAGTAGCCGGTTTTCTGCGTGCCGCAGTCGAAGGCCCAACGCCGCCAATCATCCACAGGTAGAAAACAGATGGATTTGCTCCTTGACGAATCGAGCGGTAGCATGCGATGTTCTGGCTTCCCAGTCCTGCAAACCCCATCAGGGAGAAGGCATGCGGCTCGATCTCATTCAGCTCAAGGTGGAAAGCTTTTCCGTGTTCCCGGAGGAGGATACGTCGTTTCTGATGGCGGCGAACTCGCAGGCGCCCTGCGGGGCGTCGACCTCGCCCTGCCTGAATTCGGAGAAGACGTGCGGCCCCGAGTGCATCGCCGTCGCCCCGAACCAGTACTGACGCACGGCGAGTGGTGGGATGCGGCGGGCCCGGGAGCATGGACTCCCGGGCCCGCCTTCGCATCTGCGCAGCGCACGCCGACCGCCGTTCCCGGACGCGTCTCCCGGGGGAGACGGGGATGGGAGACGGAGGCGACGGCGGGATCGTGTAGGGTGACGGGGGATGCAGCGTGTCTGGAAACAGACCGCCACCAGCCGGTGTCAACACCGGTGACCATCCCACACGACGAGAGTTCCGGACAGGGACGAGCCATGAAGATCTCCATCACCCTCGCCGCCGTGCTCCTCCTCGCGGCGTGCGGCGGCCCGCAGCAGCCGGAGACCGGGCCGCAGCCGGCGGGCTCGGGCCGCGCCGCCGGCCGCGACTCGCTGCAGCGCGAGCTGTTCGCCGCCTATCGCGGCGCGCAGATGCCGTCCGTGGCCGCGCTGATCGGCGCGCGCGAGCGGCTGAAGCTCACCAGCGCGCAGGTCACCGCCATCGACTCCATCGACGACGCGGTGCGCGTGCGGAACCAGCCGCTCGGCGACTCGCTGCGCGTCATCACCCGCTCGCGCAACGGCGGCCCCATCGACCAGCCGCGCAACGAGCAGGAGCGGGCGGCGTTCCTCTCCGTGCTCCGCCGCATCGGCGAGAACAACCGCCGCGGTCTGGACGCCATCCAGGCGCTGCTGACCCCCGAGCAGCGCGCCGGCGTCTGCACCCTGCAGCAGGAGGAGCGCGGCTTTGGCGGGATGCGGCGCCGCGGCGGGATGGGCGGCCGCGGCGGCGGGGGCGGGCGTGATGGCGGGATGTACGGCGGCGGCCGCGGGATGCCGGGGATGCCGGGCGACAGCATCGGCGCGCGCGGCGGCTCTGGCGGATGGCCGTGGTGCGGCCCCATGCGCGGCCCGCGCGGCAACCGCCCCGCCGCGGACTCGGCCCGCGCCGATACCTCGCGCGTGCGGCCGTAGCCGCGCCGGGAAAACGTTTCGAGCCCGTCCGGATCCGCGTCCATCCGGACGGGCTCGTTCGCTTTCAGAGCGACCGCAACGTCAGTTGATGTTGCAGAGCGCGCTGAACGTCAACGCAGCCTTGTAGAGGGTCGAGAAGGGATCGGTACAGGACACGGAGCACAGATCCGTCGCTTCGGCGGCGCGAATGGTGCCGCGGAGCTCGGCGGACGTGTGCGTCTCGAACGAGCTCACGGCCAGGTCTTCGAGGTTCAGCTTCAGTTTCTTCACGGGATGTCGTCCAGGCTGCAGGGTGGGGATGGTGCCGCCGCCCGGGGCGA from Longimicrobium sp. carries:
- a CDS encoding DUF4337 domain-containing protein encodes the protein MEATDAAELIQEIQEERAEEKAAERFRNAAALLIAIMAMLLAVGSLGGGNATDDMIYGNIKASDTWAFYQAKNVRQTEYRLAADRLQLELADPTISAEARRAAQEQLAKYRETIARYDDEPDPAAPADSMRGEGKKQLSAQARSYERIREQASERDNNFDYSEVFLQLAIVLGSVAILASSRAVLTLSIVLGTIGTVLMINGYALLFPLPV
- a CDS encoding pinensin family lanthipeptide; the protein is MKKLKLNLEDLAVSSFETHTSAELRGTIRAAEATDLCSVSCTDPFSTLYKAALTFSALCNIN
- a CDS encoding P1 family peptidase, whose translation is MRSALPLLAALMTASLLTGPTPADAQARPRAREAGVVVGILPPGPLNAITDVAGVRVGQVTRHEGDSVHTGVTAVLAHEGDPFRERVPAAIHVGNGFGKLLGVTQVRELGELETPVLLTCTLCVWKAADAMVGWLLARPGMGDVRSINPVVGETNDGGLNDIRARPITQADVVRALETASPGPVEEGSVGAGAGTIAFGWKGGIGTSSRRLPANLGGWTVGVLVQSNFGGVLAINGAPVGRELGRFMLQRELAAPQQGPGDRGDGSIMIVVATDAPLDARNLDRLASRALTGLARTGSGMTNGSGDYVIAFSTNPQVRRRAGTSPATIQDLPNDAMSPLFQAVAEATEEAIYNSLFKATTVRGRGMTVDALPIDRTLEVLRRYGALNQDRTLPPGRTQPRP